A genomic window from Silene latifolia isolate original U9 population chromosome Y, ASM4854445v1, whole genome shotgun sequence includes:
- the LOC141630163 gene encoding uncharacterized protein LOC141630163: MGSRDSEIWTLYIDGASNARGAGVGLVLRSPKGDLIVQAIRCEFKVTNNEAEYEALILGMQMASGFKVRNLRVYSDSLLVVNHVNNEYVARDSKMIAYLKIATEQKSKFRTFKITQVP, encoded by the coding sequence ATGGGGAGTCGGGATAGTGAGATATGGACCCTATACATTGACGGAGCCTCAAATGCAAGGGGAGCCGGTGTGGGTTTGGTCCTTCGATCACCTAAAGGTGATCTGATAGTACAAGCTATTAGGTGTGAGTTCAAGGTAACCAACAACGAAGCTGAGTATGAAGCCCTTATACTTGGGATGCAGATGGCATCGGGGTTTAAGGTAAGGAACCTGAGGGTGTATAGTGACTCCTTACTTGTGGTAAATCATGTAAACAACGAATATGTGGCACGTGATTCAAAAATGATAGCCTACTTGAAGATAGCCACAGAGCAAAAGTCAAAGTTTAGAACGTTCAAGATAACTCAGGTGCCatga